One Euphorbia lathyris chromosome 1, ddEupLath1.1, whole genome shotgun sequence DNA segment encodes these proteins:
- the LOC136234227 gene encoding probable 2-oxoglutarate-dependent dioxygenase AOP1, translating into MGSESQNRIQIIDLSKEIERGSQEWIEVSKRVREACEDYGCFEVICEQISSQLREEIFSLTNKLYLLPMEIKKKNTNSNPFMAYASPNPVIPLLESFGIEDASNYESIKGFAQLMMADDPLAEDHFCKTFNTLVKPLHDLHQTIRNLIVDSYGIGDKPETVATMGTQTLLRMMKYKPPPPGEDILGAYAHTDKPLCTLLCQDECTGLEIATKDGQWFQWLPTHPNSFIFNVGDPLMAWSNGRLHSMKHRVSMKGDKERHSIAAFLFPVKGAIIKPEEELIDDNHPPMFKEFVHSEYLKFCNTKDPTVDSDQLVYKYAGI; encoded by the exons ATGGGTTCAGAATCTCAAAATCGAATCCaaataattgatctttcaaaggaGATAGAGAGAGGAAGCCAAGAATGGATTGAAGTAAGCAAAAGGGTTAGAGAAGCATGTGAAGATTATGGGTGTTTTGAAGTGATTTGTGAACAAATTTCAAGTCAATTAAGAGAGGAAATATTCTCTTTGACAAACAAACTTTATCTTCTTCCAATGGAgattaaaaagaagaacacaaatTCAAATCCTTTCATGGCTTATGCTTCCCCAAATCCAGTTATTCCTTTACTTGAAAGCTTTGGCATTGAAGATGCTTCGAACTATGAGTCTATCAAAGGCTTTGCTCAGTTGATGATGGCTGATGATCCACTTGCTGAAGATcacttttg CAAAACCTTTAACACTCTGGTGAAGCCATTACATGATCTACATCAAACAATTAGGAATCTAATTGTTGATAGTTATGGTATTGGAGACAAGCCAGAAACAGTAGCAACAATgggaactcaaacattactccGTATGATGAAATACAAACCACCTCCACCAGGAGAAGACATCCTTGGAGCCTATGCCCATACAGATAAACCATTGTGCACACTTCTTTGTCAAGATGAATGTACAGGTTTAGAAATTGCAACCAAAGATGGACAATGGTTTCAATGGCTTCCAACTCATCCTAATTCCTTCATCTTTAACGTTGGTGATCCTTTGATGGCTTGGAGTAATGGAAGATTACATTCTATGAAGCATAGAGTGTCCATGAAGGGAGATAAGGAAAGACATTCTATTGCAGCTTTTTTATTTCCTGTAAAGGGTGCAATAATCAAGCCAGAGGAAGAGTTAATTGATGACAATCATCCTCCTATGTTCAAAGAGTTTGTTCACTCGGAATACTTGAAATTCTGTAATACTAAAGATCCGACTGTCGATTCGGACCAACTAGTGTATAAATATGCTGGGATTTGA